TGGAGCTACAGAAGAGTCAGAACCGAGAGAAATCAGAGTTTTTGAGTTTTTGGACAGCCATATCAACTATTTTGACTGCAGGAATTGTAAATTAACTTGTCAATTTTCCTTAAATCAGATCTAAAAGTTTCTAGGTCGAATGTGGATTGAGTTTCCGACCTTGGAAGTTACATTACCATGTTGAgagggaacaaaaaaaaaaaaaaaaaaaaacaactcagCAAAGTTGTTCAAATTCTAAGATAGCAGTTCATTCAATTATCAGAAAACATTTAAGCATCAAGGTTTTATTGTTATTACACAGCATTTATAGTCTGGTCTATGAACCTGGACCAGTGGAACTTAGGAACATTGGTATTGCTTGTGTTTTTTTCTCTTCACACCGTTTACATGAGCAAGGACTGATCTCTACATTATTCACAGCTGGGCAGAGTGTTATTAGCAATGGCACCAGCTTCGGTGAGAAGGGGAAGAAGCCGACCTGCCTGGTGCATCTCTACAACCACTGCAATAACAGGAAACAAGAGACAGAAAAGGCTATTGTTCAACCGGTCCtttaatttgttgttgttttcatAGGGCTTGATGAGAAAGAAACTGGGTACTGATTAAAATGCAAACCCAAAAAAGAGCAAGGAAACAACTGGGCTTACCATCACAACCACCAATGTGTTTCCCACCAATGAACACATTAGGTACGGTCCTTTGCCCAGTCCACTCTAGTAGAGCTGATTGAATGTCATCTCCATCCCCTTCATATAGAAgctaaataaatcataaattccTCAACAATGAGGAAGGTGAATGGCTAATGAGTAAATCACTCTTATGGAAAAATGAAAGCAGTTAATCCAACTGAAACAAAACTTGCGCTGTTCAACTTGGATATGTTAGAATTGATCGTGCAGGGAAGATGATGGAAGAAGATGATGGAGATGAATTGAGCTCCTGAGTTTTCTGATTAGTATCAAACTTGGAATCTTTACTCTCACTTTGCCGAATAAGAACGAGCTTGcaaaaatttaatatgtttGAGGAtggaatttttcaaaattattactTCATTACAACAGAACTCAGATTCTCAACTACCATATAACAAACCAATCTCTTATATCATCTACATTAGCTATGGTATATTCAGTAAATCAACAAGTATGATAGTTTATGGGAATTATGTTAACCGCGTGCAGAAAGGTCTGAAGGAACCGGTTCATCAACTCTCCAGGTGTAAGAAATCCACTTATTCAGCAATAGGAACTTAAATTCCCTCAACTGACTCTCCTTTTACTCAGACTTCTGAAAAAGCTAGCTCACGAGTCACGACCAAGTTTGTTACTTGAGCAATAAAGGCAACAGAGGCAGTTTTCGGAATCTTCTCTAATCGATTTTTTCCAGAAAGCATTTGAGTGAAACACATGCAAAGAGCATGTTATAACATGGCAATAATGAGAACTAAGCTCCAACCTGAGATATTGTTGCAGTAGCTGCAGAACTTAAAAAGGAGTAATATAACACTTACTTTCTTCATCCAATTCAATGACCTTGTTGGTTGCTCCTAGCTGTGTGAGCAGCTGTTTCACTCTCTTGCAATAACCACAGTAGGTTTTACTGCAATTTTGGAAATATAAAGATGAATTAGAGCTGTCACTTAAATCCATAGTAGATAGAAATCATAAGAACAAGGGGGTAATATGCAGTATTGTAAATATGCGCTCTATAGAAGGTGatgatccatatatatatatataaatataatagaaaccTTTTGGTCAAGGTGGTTATTCATGAAACAAAAGAGAATTTGAAGGTAGTCAAAACAAAGCATATACATGTAGGCAGCCGGGCAGGTGGCAAGACATATGCAAAATC
This Carya illinoinensis cultivar Pawnee chromosome 11, C.illinoinensisPawnee_v1, whole genome shotgun sequence DNA region includes the following protein-coding sequences:
- the LOC122281566 gene encoding glutaredoxin produces the protein MGSVFSSSAKRKEDIEMALTKVKEIVASTPVVVFSKTYCGYCKRVKQLLTQLGATNKVIELDEERDGDDIQSALLEWTGQRTVPNVFIGGKHIGGCDVVVEMHQAGRLLPLLTEAGAIANNTLPSCE